The Melospiza georgiana isolate bMelGeo1 chromosome 9, bMelGeo1.pri, whole genome shotgun sequence genome has a segment encoding these proteins:
- the ZBTB37 gene encoding zinc finger and BTB domain-containing protein 37, with protein sequence MEKSGNIQLEIPNFSNSVLSHLNQLRMQGRLCDIVVNVQGQAFRAHKVVLAASSPYFRDHMSLNEMSTVSISVIKNPSVFEQLLSFCYTGRICLQLADIISYLTAASFLQMQHIIDKCTQILEGIHFKINVAEVEAELSQSRTKHQERPPESHRATPTLNRPLSPRHNTPKGSRLGQVSTVLDIRELSPPEESTSPQIIEQSSDVEGREPILRINRAGQWYVETGMGERGAQNDEEVRVLGGVRIKTENLEEWLGTEHQPSGEDGSSAEEVTAMVIDTTGHGSLGQEAFALGSSGAKVVRPTSSEIDRFSPSGSMVAVTERYRSKSESPGRMDEPKQPSSQGEESAMLGVSGYVEYLREQEVSERWFRYNPRLTCIYCAKSFNQKGSLDRHMRLHMGITPFVCRMCGKKYTRKDQLEYHIRKHTGNKPFHCHVCGKSFPFQAILNQHFRKNHPGCLPLEGPHSISPETTVTSRGQAEEESPPQEEAVAVGETAQGSVSTTGPD encoded by the exons aTGGAGAAGAGTGGGAACATTCAGCTGGAGATTCCCAACTTCAGTAACTCTGTCCTGAGCCACCTGAACCAGCTGCGCATGCAGGGCCGGCTGTGTGACATCGTGGTCAACGTGCAGGGCCAGGCTTTCCGTGCGCACAAGGTGGTGCTGGCCGCCAGCTCCCCCTACTTCCGCGACCACATGTCCCTGAACGAGATGAGCACCGTGTCCATCTCCGTCATCAAGAACCCTTCCGTGTTcgagcagctcctctccttctGCTACACGGGCAGGATATGTCTGCAGCTGGCTGACATCATCAGCTACCTGACAGCTGCCAGCTTCTTGCAGATGCAGCACATCATAGACAAATGCACGCAGATACTCGAGGGGATTCATTTCAAAATTAACGTGGCCGAGGTGGAAGCGGAGTTGAGCCAGAGCAGGACGAAGCATCAGGAGAGGCCGCCCGAGTCTCACCGGGCGACGCCGACTCTGAACCGTCCCCTGAGCCCCCGCCACAACACCCCCAAGGGGAGCCGCCTGGGCCAGGTCAGCACCGTGCTGGACATTCGGGAGCTGAGCCCGCCCGAGGAGTCCACCAGCCCCCAGATCATCGAGCAGAGCTCCGATGTGGAAGGCAGGGAGCCCATCCTGCGCATCAACAGGGCGGGACAGTGGTACGTGGAGACGGGCATGGGAGAGCGCGGGGCGCAGAACGACGAGGAGGTGCGCGTGCTGGGAGGAGTGCGCATAAAGACGGAGAACCTGGAGGAgtggctgggcacagagcaccaGCCCTCGGGAGAGGATGGCAGCAGCGCCGAGGAGGTCACGGCCATGGTGATCGACACCACGGGCCACGGATCCCTGGGCCAGGAGGCTTTTGCCTTAGGCTCCTCTGGAGCCAAAGTGGTCAGGCCCACCAGCAGTGAGATCGACAG ATTTAGCCCTTCTGGCAGCATGGTTGCTGTGACTGAGCGGTACAGATCGAAAAGCGAGTCTCCGGGGCGGATGGATGAGCCTAAGCAGCCCAGTTCCCAG GGGGAGGAATCAGCCATGCTGGGAGTGAGCGGTTACGTGGAGTATCTGCGGGAGCAGGAGGTTTCCGAGCGCTGGTTCCGGTACAACCCACGGCTCACGTGCATTTACTGCGCCAAATCCTTCAACCAGAAGGGCAGCCTGGACCGGCACATGCGGCTCCACATGGGCATCACCCCGTTCGTGTGCCGCATGTGCGGGAAGAAGTACACCCGCAAGGATCAGCTGGAGTATCACATCCGCAAGCACACGGGCAACAAGCCCTTCCACTGCCACGTGTGCGGCAAAAGCTTCCCTTTCCAGGCCATCCTCAACCAGCACTTTCGCAAGAACCACCCCGGCTGTCTGCCCCTGGAGGGGCCCCACAGCATCTCCCCCGAGACCACCGTCACGTcccgggggcaggcagaggaggaatCTCCTCCgcaggaggaggctgtggcCGTGGGGGAGACGgcccagggctctgtgtccaCCACCGGGCCGGATTGA